CATTCGACTTTGCTCATACCAGACTGGCTCGGTCCACGTTATTCCCCCCTAACCACTCTGCCTTTCTCCTACGTACGGGGTGCCGCTCCCAAGGAACCGTTTAAGGTTTCTGACAGAAAGACACTTATGTTCCTGGACCTGGTCAAAGACCCCAGCACGCGCTCCCCCTCTCCGTATCATTCTTACGTTCGCGAATCTCCAGTTCAACGTCCAGTTTGGGCACATCCTGGCCAGACACACGAGCCCTCACTTGAGAACCCCAGGCGACGTCGATCGGAGACGGCGGTATCAATCGCTCCTCGGTGATAGAGTCGAGCAGGAACCGCGGGAAGGGAAACGGGACAGAATAAGCCGCTCGTACGTCTTCTTCTCGAGCCTGGTTTGAGCCAGCATCGCACAAGTCATGGCGGACACCACCACAGCAAGGGCAGAAGCCGACCAGCCCGAAAAGTCACCCTCCCCCCCTCTGCCTCAATCGGGACACCGCTCGCGATCAGGATCGGGCGGACGGCAGACACCACCACAGCAGGACTTTGAAGCGGAGAACGTGGTCGAGGCCGACACGGAAGATGACGGCGCGTCGTCGCGGGCAGGGGACGAGGTCTGGGACGAAGGGTTCGACGGCAGCAGCATCGGCAACCACTCGGCCTCGACGTCGCTATCCAACAGCGTGCGCGACTACGTCTTTGAGAACACCCGGCGGTATCACAAGTACATGGAGGGCCGGTACCTGATGCCCAACGACGAGCCGGAGCAGGAGCGCGAGGATATGAAGCATGCCATGTGCGTCAATGTCATGGATGGAAAGCTTCATTGCGCGCCGTTGGAGAATCCGCAAAAGATTATTGATATTGGTACGGGGACGGGGATCTGGGCTATTGATAGTGAGTTCCCTTTTCGCCTGATCGTCTGCTTTTCAGTCTGCTATTTTGATAGCGTCTTCATGATAGAGATGATGGCATGTAGACGATTAGTCTGGACAACCCTTCACCAGACGACAGTCTTGAATGCCCAAATGACCTTGAGCAAGTACTGACACCATCTCAAGTGGGCGATGAGTATCCAGAAGCAGACATATCCGGCATCGACCTGAGCCCAATCCAACCAACCTGGGTACCCCCCAACGTCCGCTTCGTCGTCGACGACGCAGAGGCAGAATGGGTCTGGCCACCATCCTCCCTCGACTTTGTGCACGCGCGGCACATGTGCATGGCCGTCAAGAACTGGCCGCGCATGCTCTCCCAAGCCTTTACCGCGCTGAAGCCCGGCGGCTGGGTCGAGCTCCAGGAGTTGCGGTTCGTCCTGCAGTGCGACGACGGGACGATGCCCGGGCCCGAGGAGTACGGCTACGGCAAGTTTGTGGACCTCTGCATGTCCGGGTTCCGGAGCTTCGGCATCAACCCGCTGGCGATGGAGAGGAACTCGGAGATGCTCCGCGAGAGTGGGTTTGAGAATGTTGTTGAAAAGGTGTGGAAGGTGCCCATCGGGACGTGGCCGCGGGACCAGAAGCTCAAGACGATTGGGTTGTATAACCGCAGCATGCTCATTGATGCGCTTCAGGCCGTGAGTATGGCGCCGTTGACAAGGGGGCTCAAATGGAGTCCTGCTGAGGTGGAGGTGTTTTTGATTGATGTGCGGAAGAGCCTGATGAATGTGTCGATACACTCGTATCTGACGTTCCATGTGGTGTTCGGGCAGAAGCCTCATGACAGCTACTAGATATGAGAGAGATTTGGCGTTTGCTGGTATAGGAGTTTAGTAGTGGTCGCCCCAAGGTTGTACGGAGTTGGGAGGAGGATTTCTCAGCCATCAACTTAGGATTCATTCGATTTCATCAGGACCAAGATGTCCGTGAACTATCAGTACCGAGTGCCACAGATACCTCATCACGTGGCAAGCCACCATTCTCATATGCCCTTCATGGTGGATGAAGACAGTACGATCAAGCAGACCGTCTATATAGGGTACCTAGAGTCTCAAGGAGTCGCTGGCTGAGGGTAATAGATGTGCCCCTCACCTAGTTTAGAAGTACTCCCAGCACGATCTGAGATCTCCCGTTGATCTACACATCAATCATAACATCAGCGACAACAGGTCGATGATCTGATATATACACACCATCGTCAAAATGGTTCGGCAGAACCGCATGAGTCAAAAACTCCATCCCTCTAACCGCCGGATTGCGCACAAACAAATGGTCAAGAAACGTATCATCCGACGTGTCATCCGTGAACGCAGTGTACGTCTTCGAGTATCCCACCCTCCTAGACTCAGGAACTACATCCCGAACATCGTGCAAGTTCTCATCCGCGATCAAAATCTGATACGCCGCATTATCCGGCTCAATGTTCAAGTCGCCGCCCAGAAACACCGGCACAGCCCCCTCTGTCGAGTTCTCCCACTCCTTCGCCAAGCCGACCAAGAGCTCTGCACTATGTTCCCTTGCAACCTGGCCCACGTGGTCAAAGTGCGTGCACATATACACCAGCGGCAGTCCACTCTCTACATGCTGGAACGACGCGACGGTGACGATGCGCGGGAGCGCGGCGTCCCAGCCCTTGGACCCGGGGACATCAGGTGTTTCGCTCAACCAGTACGTCCGGTTCTCCGTGAGAGTCCAAGTGCCCGGCCGGTAGTAGATTGGCGAAAACTCCCCGGCAGCGACGCCGTCATCACGGCCGACGCCGACGTGGGACCAGGCTTGGCCCAGGTCTTGGGCGATGTCGAGGAGTTGTTCTTCGACAACTTCTTGCATGCAGACAAGTGATTCGGGCCGGGCTGCGGTCTCGTAGTTGAGCTGAGAGAAGAGGCGAGGTCTGCGGGCGGACCAAGGTGCTTCGTTGGTTCCTGGGTCTGGGGTGGCCCAACGGATGTTGTAGGTTATGAAGCGTAGAGCGAGGTCGGATGGTTGGCAACTGACCAGGCTCGCTCCAAATAACAACGTTGTGACCAGGTAAGACTTCATTGCTGCTTGGAGGGAAGTACGCTTTAGACTCGTTTTACATGTGGCACGGCAGTACACAATGAATGGAACCAGAACAGCATTTATGACTAGAACTTCTGGTCTGAAGGCTTCCCGAACCTTTACTCTTCGAAACACACATGTTGAATACGATCGGGTGAGGGGAAGCACACTGAGAATCCGGATGGCACGCTCGCAGCTGCAGGTCGTCGTCACATCGTTATTTCAACAAGTCTATCTCTTGACCTTCCCCTTCAGGTTACCATTAGGCCGGCAATGTTTACCCACGTTTCTCTGATCGACGGCGGGCTCCGGGTTCACGTGGGATCCCAGTGGCCGCTCATTCGCCGAGAAAGTGGATACCATCCGGCCAAGGAGGGGTCGACGCCGGGTCGGAGGCCTTCTCAAGGTGATGGGGCAGCACGGCATCGGGCTTCTCCCCCTCGGAGCCCGCGTCTAGTCTATCGGCTTACTGACGAACTTAACAATCATCACTAGAAGGAGCTCTTGAGCCTCAAAAAAGTCGCTCGAAAAGCTCCATGCCATCATCCCTTCTTAGCTTCTTCGAAGCTTACCCGGTTGAGGCATAGATCGCTGCGCTTGTCTGTTTGGCACTGAGGCTCTGGGCCTCGAACTTGTCTTTTCAAGGTTCATGGGATTATGAGAATGGATATCTCGCCCGTCAGCCAAGACACTCGATCCCAATCTTGCGCCTCAGCAAATTGCCAGAGCTCCTGAATTTCGACGAGCACCGAAACTCTCTTTTTGCCAAGATTTGCCGTAGACGCTGTTTCCAAGGGGGTTGGTTCACCGCTTAACACATAACATCTTCAACAATCATTCATCTCCTTTTTAGTCTTATCAGATCACGTCAGCGAGCTGCGGACTGGATATGGAATTTTGCCCGAATTACTTTTCCCCTGTACTCAAGCCCCACCGTCGTACTGCTTTCTTACTGCAGTACCTATAGGTGGTAGTGAGAATCGACACAGGTTCACAACCACGAGCAACTTCTCTTCTTGGCTCGGCTATCGGGTCTGCCTTGTCTCGCACTGACATAAAAGCCTGATATTCCACTTTGTGCGTAACTCATCAATAATACGAGCCACGAGgttctcctcctcgtccaCCCACATTCCCGATCCATTATTGGGGGCTGGGCCGTAGGGCAGGTGTTCCTCCGTTGGAAGCTGGGCTCCATCCAGTTCATTTATGCATTGATGCTGAAGAGGCCAGAGCGCCGTTCAGGGGCAGAGCTTCTTGCAGGGACAGGGTTCAAACACGTGTGCTGACAGCCAATATGTTCATGATGCCTGGTGGGATCTTTTCTGCCCATTTGCTCTTTGTCACCCATGTGGAGTTTCTGCTGTCAAAGAAGCGGAACAGAGGCTAAACCATGAGGGTTTTTGGGTCACCATTGGCTAGTGGGAGGGTTTCTGCTGCAGTTATTTTGGCCACTGCCTTGGTTTTTGATTAATTTCCGTTGACAAAACGCGCACGTCGGGTTGGAGTAAGGTTGCATCCCAAGTGGATATTCTACAGGATTTTATACATTAGTCTGAAAACTAGCATCCGTACCTTCGACATTCCAACATCCACCCGGGTATTCACGTCCCTGCCTTTCAGTGACGATCCACAGACCCAGTACGACCACCTGAACCTCTCATGTCGTGTGACATTTCAATGTCGACCTGATATGTGTACTGCGCGTGAATGCCGCCCTTTTGGTCACTCGGCAGCAAATCCCCCTTATCCGAGTCGCCGTCCTGGAGGCGTTCCCAGGTCTCGTCCCCTCTGCCGTGCACCGTAGCCAGGCTGAAGCCCACGTCGGTCGGGTTGCGGAATCGGTCGCGGCTCCTGGGCTCGAGCGGCTTGCTTCCGATGGTGAAGAGACCCGTTTTGGTCCCGCTCCCGCTCGGGTTCGTCTTTTCCGACGTGCCGCGAGTTCGCGCGATGAAACGGCGTAGCGAGGGGACCGATGAGGCGATGCAGCCGATTCCGGTCTCGATGTTGGAGCAGAGCATCGTGTGGGCGACCCAGACTGGAAAGGCCCCTGGTCAGTTTTTCCATGACGCAATGGATTTGATTCTTGGGAACCGGAAGAAGGGGAGTGCTTTACTCACATTGAAGGTCTGTCTGGCCTTTGAATTTGTTGACATAGGGGATACGGACCATGGTGATGATAGATGCCCTGGAGCTGCGTTAGTCTTGATGTCGTGGTCTGCTTTCCTGCAATGGTCAAACTTACACCGAGGCAAAGGACAACAGTCCAAAGACCTGGAGCTTCGTCTGCGTCTTCATCTGCGTGCCCCAGAGAATGATAGCAGGCACAACAACCAAAGCCGAATCCGTCACAATAGCCGAGCTCGTCGCAACGTGGCCGATGGCGATGAGGACATCAACAGAGCTGCACGTTCCTTCGCCACTGAGAATCATCGTGGGCGTCCAGATGGCCTCGACCGGCTGACAGTATAACAGCGTTCCGATGAAAGTGATCATGAAAGAAGCCCACGTGACGCCGAGCAGGACCCAGACCGTGATGCGCAGAGCATTGTTCGTCGTAATGATTCTTTGGATGGTGAGGCAGACGGATGACTTgacgagggcgagggcgacGACGTATATCAAGATCCAGATGATGTAGATCTTGAGGGCCTCTGAAAACATCCACATGTTGAGCTTTTCTTGCAACGTGCCCAACCCGACGAGGCAGCCGTATATCGTCAGTCCCACGCTTGGTACGTAAACCACCTTTTCACAGGGCAGATTAGCGAAGCTATCCGGTTTCCTCGAAATTGTAAGAGTGGCATACCGTTCCCGCGAGCATCAGTCCATCGTCTAGGCCAAATGTGCCCTCAACGAGGCGCACGCTCGTTCGTACGCCGACACATATCACCGATATGACGAGGAAGACGGATGATATGATGATGATGGCTAGTGGCAGGTGCTCCGGCTCGAGGATTCGTAGATCGGGGTCGACATTCGTTGACAAGGACATATTGGGCGACACGTGGTCTTTGATCAAATCCTTTCTTTTCGTTAAGAAGCAATCCACCCTCACGCCACGGTTTTCGAATGTGGTGTTGACAACAAAAAGTAGGCACTCCCCGAGTTATAAACCTCCGGGTAGAACCCTCTTCGGGGCTTCAAGTGCCGCAGCCGCAGCCTGCAGATCTGTACCACTAATGCAGGGGAGCAGGATGGGCCGCTTGGGAACTAAATTCAGTCCCGGTAGTAGGAGGCGGCGTAGCAGTGGTAGTCTTGGGTCTTGGACTGCTCGAAAAGATCAGAACCGGGGATCATGTTCCTGGTTTCCATGGATGCAACCCCAGATATTAACATTTGGGGGGCGCTACTTTGACACTTTGACACTTCGAGAACTGTCATAGACCTCGTAGATGCTCATAGGCTTGCCACTGGTCGAGAAAACCTGATGCAACCAACAGGGACCGCCTTCCAACAAGAAGGGGGCCATAGACCCATGGGCCATGGCAACCGGATGGCCTGGAAGAGGAAAAAAGTCAAGAAGCAGTTCTCGAACTGGGTCTTATTTGCCCACTTTCCCGTCACCAATGATCACTAATGAAGGAAACGGTCTTCAGGCCGAGAAGGCTCGGGTTGGTTGGAATTGGGGGCCGCTAGCAAAGGCGGCACAACGCTCAGGGGTCCGTTGCAAGAGGATGAGCATCCACCGCTCAAGGACTCCACAGCACTAGGCGAAAGACATCACCAACGTCCGAAGAGAAGCGTCGAAAAAGTTGCATGGAAGGATGGGCTTGACAGTCAACCAATGACGGGATCTGACATGTCGCATGGCAGAACGGCGCTAGTTGGAGCAGCGAATTCCTCTGCCACGATCGTTTTTGGGGGTTGAAACATGTCGATCACTACGACGTCGAAGGGGGCCACAATTGGGATCATCGCCGGCCACAGTAAGTATTCTACGATGGAATTGTGGGAGCCGTTGTTGGACGGTCATCTCGTACGAGGATAAGACGAGCCGTTCTGCCGCTTTCGGGTTCCAAGATGTGATATGCCCAGTTCTGATCTGACCGGTCAACGCCCCCCGGTTGTGAAAAGCTCGAAAGAAAGAGACAACCAACCCGAGCCGTCCCGAATAGGTTTATTCGTTCATCCTGGGGCACACATGCACGGGGGTTTCTATGCGTAGCGAGACGAGGGCATCCACTCTGGCTGGTATGCATGTTTTTGGAATAGTTGAGATTAAGAAATAAACTAAGACGGCCGCGAACGCGGCACTTGTGATAATTAAGTCTAACCATGGGAAACAATCTAAGACTGTTAGACTATCGTCACCCGCACGCCATTCGACCCCGGCTTAGTCACGGGAATGAACATGTCGTGATCGTAAGCAACGTCCTCGTCCGTCGTCTCATACAGACGCATCTTGGGTAGAACACGCAGAGCAAGCGCCGTCAAGCACAAGTTGAGCTCACACAAGGCAAGGCTGTTCAAAAACAAGTCAGCAAACACGGTTCTCACCAAGTCAAGAAGGTTTCAACTCACTTCATGCCTAAGCAAGATCTGCTGCCCTTGGAAAAGGCAAGCATACCCTTCTCAACATCCTTTCGGCGTTGGTTGTTCTCGTCCAGCCAGCGCTCGGGAATAAACTGATACGAGTCGGGGAACACAGTCTCGTCATGGTGCGTGATCACAGCAGACATGCCAACAGCGTAGCCAGCAGGAATGACATACTCGACAGGCTTCTTGTTGAACTCGCCGCGGTAGACCAGGTTCTCCTCAGTAGGCACACGAGCAGTACGCGCAGAGACACCGTACGAAAGGCGAAGGCCCTCCTGGAGGACAGCACCCAGATAAGGCAGGTTCTCGAGACTCGTCCAGCCGGGGAGGTGCTTGGGGTCGTCGACGACGGCCTTCAACTCGTCCTGGAGCTTCTTGAGCAGATGGGGCTTGGTGAGGAGGTGGTACGTGATGACACCCAGGGCCCAGCTGGTGGTCTCGGTTCCCGCGCCCACAACGGCGGCCGCCTCGTCGGCTAGGCGCTGTGGGTTCTTCTCGAGCAGCTCCAGGTCTGACTCCAGGAGGGACCCGAAGACTGTGGGGCGCTCGTGCCGGATGCCGGCGTCGAGCTCGGCTTTGGTGTGCTTCACCTTGTTGGGAATATCAATCTTGAGCGTGCGGATGAGCAGGGCAATGTCGGCAGGTAAGTAATCCACAAGCCTTTTGAGAGTTAGCATCTTCCATTGCGTCTCGGAATCGTAGATGGGCTCAAGAAGCAAACATACCACTCTCCAAGAACGGCAAAGGACTTGGTCCAGGGAAAGAATCGGAAGACAAAGACAGGTCTCAGGATGGAGGCAGTCGGCTCCCGAAAGTTGGGGTACCAGCCATCTTGTCTGAGGAAACCGAAGCTCTCACCGAAGCAATATCCGGAGATAGCGTCAGAGGTGAAGCAGCTGTAAGCCATTGTCACGTCGAAAGCCTCCCGCTGAGAAAGCAGCTTGTCGCAAAGCTTCTGGACCAGATCGTGAACGTCGCCTTCGAGGCGCGCAATATTGCCGCGAGAGAAGAACTTGGCCAGGGGGATGCGACGAACGCGATGCGAATCATGGTTCACGGTTCCGAAGCCAGACTCGCCCAAGCTATACAACAAATGTTTGATAAGCACTACTGCTCCTAGGCGTTCTCATCTACGTATGAAGTACTCACGCAGAACCGTTAATCTGGTGGACAGGCTTGTCGCGCTTGCGACCACTGACGGCGTAGATATCATCTGAAAAGTTGACGTCGTTGCAGTGTACTTCGTGGGGGCTGATGCGGACGATGGGGCCTTTGCGACAACATTAGATTTCGTCTTGAGTCTCCCGAAGAGTGCAGCTGGACTTACCATACTGCTCGTGCATGCGGCTAATCTCCCTGGTGTAGCGACCGAAAAGAATGACATCGTAGTAAAATTCGGGGATGTATGTGGCTGCAGACAGTTTAGGTCCGGGAATGTGGCTCAAAGGATGCAAAGGCGAGATGTTGTAGAGCGCCTTTGCAACCTGGTATAGCAGCCATAGGCCGGCAAGACCGAGCACGGTACGGGCCGAGAGGTACGACGAGGAGACGTCGAGGGGCGACGACGTAGTCTCGATGGTTGACATTGTGTTATTCCTGATTCGCCAGGGAACGGGAACTTGGGAAGGATGAGAAGGAAGCTTTCAATCACGGAATCCAGAGAGCAGAGGAGGAGGGCATTCTTCTTCGTCTCTTCTCTCACATCTCCCAAGACTTGCGCCACGGTAGAATGTGTGGAGAGTCCGGGGTGGGATGAAGATAGTCAAAGGGGCGGTCCACACGTTCTGCATTTGACCTACACCCGAAAAAGCCAGAGCACCGAGGTTTACAACGTTGGAGACATGGGTGGGTGGCATGAGCGATCAACGGGACGCGCAGGCAAGAAAACCCCGAAGAACGGCAGATGTCTCTTAGTTGTCGGTGTAGGTTCCTCATACGTGAAGGGTAAGGCGAATTGGGCTCGGAAAACTGATCATGGGCGTTCTAGGCAATCCGAATAGATGGTCTGACATTCGCACGGCAGCAATCCATTGTCTGTTCGCG
The window above is part of the Colletotrichum lupini chromosome 9, complete sequence genome. Proteins encoded here:
- a CDS encoding endonuclease/Exonuclease/phosphatase, which codes for MKSYLVTTLLFGASLVSCQPSDLALRFITYNIRWATPDPGTNEAPWSARRPRLFSQLNYETAARPESLVCMQEVVEEQLLDIAQDLGQAWSHVGVGRDDGVAAGEFSPIYYRPGTWTLTENRTYWLSETPDVPGSKGWDAALPRIVTVASFQHVESGLPLVYMCTHFDHVGQVAREHSAELLVGLAKEWENSTEGAVPVFLGGDLNIEPDNAAYQILIADENLHDVRDVVPESRRVGYSKTYTAFTDDTSDDTFLDHLFVRNPAVRGMEFLTHAVLPNHFDDGVYISDHRPVVADVMIDV
- a CDS encoding cytochrome P450; the encoded protein is MSTIETTSSPLDVSSSYLSARTVLGLAGLWLLYQVAKALYNISPLHPLSHIPGPKLSAATYIPEFYYDVILFGRYTREISRMHEQYGPIVRISPHEVHCNDVNFSDDIYAVSGRKRDKPVHQINGSALGESGFGTVNHDSHRVRRIPLAKFFSRGNIARLEGDVHDLVQKLCDKLLSQREAFDVTMAYSCFTSDAISGYCFGESFGFLRQDGWYPNFREPTASILRPVFVFRFFPWTKSFAVLGEWLVDYLPADIALLIRTLKIDIPNKVKHTKAELDAGIRHERPTVFGSLLESDLELLEKNPQRLADEAAAVVGAGTETTSWALGVITYHLLTKPHLLKKLQDELKAVVDDPKHLPGWTSLENLPYLGAVLQEGLRLSYGVSARTARVPTEENLVYRGEFNKKPVEYVIPAGYAVGMSAVITHHDETVFPDSYQFIPERWLDENNQRRKDVEKGMLAFSKGSRSCLGMNLALCELNLCLTALALRVLPKMRLYETTDEDVAYDHDMFIPVTKPGSNGVRVTIV
- a CDS encoding methyltransferase domain-containing protein, whose protein sequence is MVIRLCSYQTGSTPARAPPLRIILTFANLQFNVQFGHILARHTSPHLRTPGDVDRRRRYQSLLGDRVEQEPREGKRDRISRSAEADQPEKSPSPPLPQSGHRSRSGSGGRQTPPQQDFEAENVVEADTEDDGASSRAGDEVWDEGFDGSSIGNHSASTSLSNSVRDYVFENTRRYHKYMEGRYLMPNDEPEQEREDMKHAMCVNVMDGKLHCAPLENPQKIIDIGTGTGIWAIDNDSLECPNDLEQVLTPSQVGDEYPEADISGIDLSPIQPTWVPPNVRFVVDDAEAEWVWPPSSLDFVHARHMCMAVKNWPRMLSQAFTALKPGGWVELQELRFVLQCDDGTMPGPEEYGYGKFVDLCMSGFRSFGINPLAMERNSEMLRESGFENVVEKVWKVPIGTWPRDQKLKTIGLYNRSMLIDALQAVSMAPLTRGLKWSPAEVEVFLIDVRKSLMNVSIHSYLTFHVVFGQKPHDSY